A stretch of Pseudoclavibacter chungangensis DNA encodes these proteins:
- a CDS encoding purine-cytosine permease family protein, translating into MSLNLTGSNDDVEATDAMAREGNDDDQMGRGSLSMAWYGVASAFFFVYIGAAMAVAYGTVDALIGLVLAIVSYWLINAVLSKYAINNRTTVAQFSRTILGTTGSTIATIIFALVAIYYAVFEGSIIAYAFMAMFGGEMWMWSLVVVLYSTPLVFGGARRFIDKLNGWLMPIYFFGLVAAVVWAGVVYGFSDTWITHDVGPVPFAMGGPGWLATFAGYMGIWIMMMYTMDYAALGKRKDITFHQNITFGWLFYALAYGFAAFVGIFLTFTIPGVEVSETGLAGGMVSMMGVLGLLVIWVSQTRINTANYYLGAANLQAFGERLRIKLPSVVWLIITAVIVYLLMLLPIVQYLLIALAYQGVLVTAWVSIAVTHIVLSKRRREEHAAIGDHHYRAFNSNGLIAWIVGTVVGLVFLQFGTINPDLAGVGATWGPILTVVLSAAVYAILWRTNPSSRTGLIRVVNE; encoded by the coding sequence GTGAGCTTGAATCTCACAGGGAGCAACGACGACGTCGAGGCGACCGATGCCATGGCCCGGGAGGGCAACGACGACGACCAGATGGGTCGCGGATCGCTCTCCATGGCGTGGTACGGCGTCGCGAGCGCGTTCTTCTTCGTCTACATCGGCGCGGCCATGGCCGTCGCGTACGGCACGGTCGACGCACTCATCGGCCTCGTCCTCGCGATCGTCTCGTACTGGCTCATCAACGCCGTGCTCTCGAAGTACGCGATCAACAACCGCACGACCGTCGCGCAGTTCTCCCGGACCATCCTCGGGACGACGGGATCCACGATCGCGACGATCATCTTCGCCCTCGTCGCGATCTACTACGCGGTCTTCGAGGGCTCCATCATCGCCTACGCGTTCATGGCCATGTTCGGCGGTGAGATGTGGATGTGGAGTCTCGTCGTCGTCCTCTACTCCACGCCGCTCGTGTTCGGCGGCGCGCGCCGCTTCATCGACAAGCTCAACGGCTGGCTCATGCCGATCTACTTCTTCGGCCTCGTCGCCGCCGTCGTGTGGGCGGGTGTCGTGTACGGCTTCAGCGACACGTGGATCACCCACGACGTCGGTCCCGTGCCGTTCGCGATGGGCGGCCCCGGCTGGCTCGCGACGTTCGCCGGCTACATGGGCATCTGGATCATGATGATGTACACGATGGACTACGCCGCACTCGGCAAGCGCAAGGACATCACATTCCACCAGAACATCACCTTCGGGTGGCTCTTCTACGCCCTCGCGTACGGCTTCGCGGCCTTCGTGGGCATCTTCCTCACGTTCACGATCCCGGGCGTCGAGGTCTCCGAGACGGGGCTCGCCGGCGGCATGGTCTCGATGATGGGCGTCCTCGGACTCCTCGTCATCTGGGTGTCCCAGACCCGCATCAACACGGCCAACTACTACCTCGGGGCGGCGAACCTGCAGGCGTTCGGTGAGCGGCTGCGGATCAAGCTGCCGAGCGTCGTGTGGCTCATCATCACCGCGGTCATCGTCTACCTGCTCATGCTGCTGCCGATCGTGCAGTACCTCCTCATCGCGCTCGCCTACCAGGGTGTGCTCGTGACCGCGTGGGTGTCGATCGCCGTGACGCACATCGTCCTCTCCAAGCGGCGTCGCGAGGAGCACGCCGCGATCGGCGACCACCACTACCGGGCGTTCAACTCGAACGGCCTCATCGCGTGGATCGTGGGCACCGTGGTGGGCCTCGTGTTCCTCCAGTTCGGCACGATCAACCCCGACCTCGCGGGCGTCGGCGCGACGTGGGGACCGATCCTGACCGTCGTGCTCTCCGCGGCCGTCTACGCGATCCTCTGGCGGACGAACCCGTCGAGCCGCACGGGCCTCATCCGGGTGGTCAACGAGTAG
- a CDS encoding PucR family transcriptional regulator, with product MRVVDLLTDPSLELRLETPSGQRRLEQPVVRCAPVEHLDPTPYLDPDVLLLTSGIGMNFTEQTIWDGYVERLARVPVSAVAFALGPAHRVLPAGLVRACAANDVPLLEVPTTVPLHKIDKFVEDCLQAEQLEQFDVGWKLADECARLASQGAEITTLLATIYETIKQPVAVYDAFDSLISQYPETVTWRTGSARTASPEVLNVPLPMGLRNPCQLAVRLLHSTREIERMLAPVSSILALQLNRSVTVDASSRQDMLRFVNHCVGWSDFTRSDVAHAFQELGLSRRTETSLTVASMGGEHAANAWKLRVALHEAFHDVRVAELDDDFIALAQLPRESFEAAARQLLQLDPQLPLVYRGPTRTIDELRISMVHALDLVRHAEGPIIAPPLGLGAVVAAAAGRGARESAEAFLAPLVEHDETRATELMPTLRTWLRNDTAPSRTCEELFIHRNSLSYRLRRIEEILGLSLDTLDGKATCLMALRLVELEPY from the coding sequence GTGCGTGTCGTCGACCTGCTGACGGACCCCTCGCTCGAGCTCCGCCTCGAGACGCCCTCTGGTCAGCGACGCCTCGAGCAGCCGGTGGTTCGCTGCGCTCCCGTGGAACACCTCGACCCGACGCCGTACCTCGACCCCGACGTGCTGCTCCTCACGTCGGGCATCGGCATGAACTTCACCGAGCAGACGATCTGGGACGGCTACGTGGAGCGCCTCGCGCGCGTGCCCGTCTCGGCGGTCGCGTTCGCGCTCGGTCCCGCGCATCGCGTGCTGCCCGCCGGGCTCGTGCGGGCGTGTGCCGCGAACGACGTGCCGCTGCTCGAGGTGCCGACGACGGTTCCGCTGCACAAGATCGACAAGTTCGTCGAGGACTGCCTGCAGGCCGAGCAGCTCGAACAGTTCGACGTGGGCTGGAAGCTCGCCGACGAGTGCGCCCGGCTCGCGAGTCAGGGGGCCGAGATCACGACGCTCCTCGCGACGATCTACGAGACGATCAAGCAACCCGTCGCGGTCTACGATGCCTTCGACTCCCTCATCTCGCAGTACCCGGAGACGGTGACGTGGCGGACCGGCTCGGCACGCACGGCCTCGCCCGAGGTCCTCAACGTGCCGCTCCCGATGGGACTCCGCAACCCGTGCCAGCTCGCAGTGCGTCTGTTGCACTCGACGCGGGAGATCGAGCGCATGCTGGCCCCCGTCTCGTCGATCCTCGCGCTGCAGCTGAACAGGTCGGTCACGGTCGATGCGAGCAGCCGGCAGGACATGCTGCGCTTCGTGAACCACTGCGTCGGCTGGTCGGACTTCACGCGCAGCGACGTCGCGCACGCGTTCCAGGAACTCGGGCTCAGTCGCCGCACCGAGACCTCCCTCACGGTGGCGAGCATGGGTGGTGAGCACGCGGCCAACGCGTGGAAACTGCGCGTCGCGCTGCACGAGGCGTTCCACGACGTCCGGGTCGCCGAGCTCGACGACGACTTCATCGCGCTCGCACAATTGCCGCGTGAGAGCTTCGAGGCGGCCGCCCGTCAATTGCTCCAGCTCGATCCGCAGCTTCCGCTCGTGTACCGGGGTCCGACGCGAACGATCGACGAGCTGCGGATCTCGATGGTGCACGCCCTGGATCTCGTGCGCCATGCGGAGGGGCCGATCATCGCGCCGCCGCTCGGCCTTGGTGCGGTCGTCGCCGCCGCGGCGGGCCGCGGGGCCCGCGAGTCCGCCGAGGCGTTCCTCGCGCCGCTCGTCGAGCACGACGAGACGAGGGCGACGGAGCTCATGCCGACGCTCCGCACCTGGTTGCGGAACGACACGGCACCGTCGCGGACGTGCGAGGAGCTGTTCATCCACCGGAACTCGCTGAGCTACCGGCTTCGGCGGATCGAGGAGATCCTCGGGCTCTCGCTCGACACGCTCGACGGCAAGGCGACCTGTCTCATGGCGCTGCGACTCGTGGAGCTCGAACCGTACTAG